Proteins co-encoded in one Rhopalosiphum maidis isolate BTI-1 chromosome 2, ASM367621v3, whole genome shotgun sequence genomic window:
- the LOC113551046 gene encoding cytochrome c oxidase copper chaperone, whose protein sequence is MMPLVSDKSIAPSSENKPAEEPKKLKACCACPETKRTRDACIMENGEENCRHLIEAHKECMRKMGFNI, encoded by the exons atgatgCCCTTGGTCAGTGATAAATCCATTGCACCATCGTCGGAGAATAAGCCCGCCGAAgaaccaaaaaaattaaaagcttgTTGTGCTTGTCCGGAAACGAAAAGAACCAGAGATGcttg tattatgGAAAATGGAGAAGAAAATTGTCGACACCTAATTGAAGCACATAAGGAATGCATGAGAAAAAtgggttttaatatttga